From Choloepus didactylus isolate mChoDid1 chromosome 19, mChoDid1.pri, whole genome shotgun sequence, one genomic window encodes:
- the NCOA5 gene encoding nuclear receptor coactivator 5 isoform X2: protein MRDARDMRDLRDFRDLRDSRDFRDHRDPVYDRYRDMRDSRDPMYRREGSYDRYLRMDDYCRKKDESYFDRYRDSFDGRGPPGPESQSRAKERLKREERRREELYRQYFEEIQRRFDSERPVDCSVIVVNKQTKDYAESVGRKVRDLGMVVDLIFLNTEVSLSQALEDVSRGGSPFAIVITQQHQIHRSCTVNIMFGTPQEHRNMPQADAMVLVARNYERYKNECREKEREEIARQAAKMADEAIVQERERGGPEEGVRGGHPPAIQSLINLLADNRYLTAEETDKIINYLRERKERLMRSSTDSLPGQISRQPLGATSGASLKTQPSSQQLQSGQVLSSATSTPAATPTSQQELQAKILSLFNSGTVAANSSSASPSVAAGSTQNQNFSTAVNSQPQQRSQASGNQPPNILGQGGSARNMGPRPGAPSQGLFGQPSSRLAPASNMASQRPVSSTGINFDNPSVQKALDTLIQSGPALSHLVSQTTAQVGQPQAPMGSYQRHY from the exons ATGCGCGATGCTCGGGACATGAGGGACCTCAGAGACTTTCGTGATCTAAGAGACTCTAGGGATTTTCGAGATCACCGAGACCCTGTATATGACAGATACCGAGACATGAGAGACTCCCGAGATCCCATGTACAG GAGAGAAGGCTCTTATGACCGATACCTGCGAATGGATGATTATTGCAGGAAGAAGGATGAGTCTTACTTTGACCGTTACAGAGATAGCTTTGATGGACGAGGCCCTCCAGGCCCAGAAAGTCAGTCTCGTGCAAAAG AACGTCTGAAACGTGAGGAACGACGTAGAGAAGAGCTTTATCGTCAGTATTTTGAGGAAATCCAGAGACGCTTTGATTCCGAGAGGCCTGTCGATTGTTCTGTGATTGTCGTCAATAAGCAAACTAA AGATTATGCTGAATCTGTGGGGCGGAAGGTACGAGACCTGGGCATGGTAGTAGACTTGATCTTCCTCAACACAGAGGTGTCGCTGTCACAAGCTTTGGAGGATGTTAGCAGGGGAGGGTCTCCTTTTGCTATTGTCATCACCCAGCAACATCAAATTCACCGCTCCTGCACAGTCAACATCATGTTTGGAACCCCACAAG AGCATCGCAACATGCCCCAGGCAGACGCCATGGTGCTGGTGGCCAGAAATTATGAGCGCTACAAGAATGAGTGCCGGGAGAAGGAACGTGAGGAGATTGCCAGACAGGCAGCCAAGATGGCCGATGAAGCAATCGTACAGGAAAGGGAACGAGGAGGCCCTGAGGAGGGAGTGAGAGGAGGACACCCACCAGCCATCCAGAGCCTCATCAACCTGCTGGCAGACAACAGATACCTCACTGCTGAAGAGACCGACAAGATCATCAACTACCTGCGAGAGCGAAAGGAGCGGCTTATGAGGAGCAGCACCGACTCTCTGCCTG GCCAGATTTCCCGCCAGCCACTCGGGGCGACCTCGGGTGCCTCGTTGAAGACACAGCCGAGCTCCCAACAGCTCCAGAGTGGCCAAGTGCTCTCCTCTGCTACATCCACTCCAGCTGCAACCCCCACCTCCCAGCAAGAGCTTCAGGCCAAAATCCTCAGCCTCTTCAATAGTGGCACGGTTGCGGCCAATAGCAGCTCTGCATCCCCCTCTGTTGCTGCCGGAAGCACTCAGAACCAGAATTTTTCCACAGCAGTGAACAGCCAGCCTCAGCAAAGATCACAGGCCTCTGGGAATCAGCCTCCAAACATTTTGGGACAGGGAGGATCTGCCCGGAACATGGGCCCCAGGCCTGGGGCTCCTTCCCAAGGGCTCTTTGGCCAGCCTTCCAGTCGCCTGGCACCTGCCAGCAACATGGCTAGCCAGAGGCCCGTGTCTTCCACAGGTATCAACTTTGACAATCCAAGTGTACAGAAGGCCCTGGACACCCTGATCCAGAGTGGCCCTGCTCTCTCCCACCTTGTTAGCCAGACCACAGCACAGGTGGGACAGCCCCAAGCCCCCATGGGATCTTACCAGAGGCATTACTGA
- the NCOA5 gene encoding nuclear receptor coactivator 5 isoform X1 codes for MNTAPSRPSPTRRDPYGFGDSRDTRRDRSPIRGSPRREPRDGRNGRDARDSRDLRDHRDSRDLRDHRGSRSMRDARDMRDLRDFRDLRDSRDFRDHRDPVYDRYRDMRDSRDPMYRREGSYDRYLRMDDYCRKKDESYFDRYRDSFDGRGPPGPESQSRAKERLKREERRREELYRQYFEEIQRRFDSERPVDCSVIVVNKQTKDYAESVGRKVRDLGMVVDLIFLNTEVSLSQALEDVSRGGSPFAIVITQQHQIHRSCTVNIMFGTPQEHRNMPQADAMVLVARNYERYKNECREKEREEIARQAAKMADEAIVQERERGGPEEGVRGGHPPAIQSLINLLADNRYLTAEETDKIINYLRERKERLMRSSTDSLPGQISRQPLGATSGASLKTQPSSQQLQSGQVLSSATSTPAATPTSQQELQAKILSLFNSGTVAANSSSASPSVAAGSTQNQNFSTAVNSQPQQRSQASGNQPPNILGQGGSARNMGPRPGAPSQGLFGQPSSRLAPASNMASQRPVSSTGINFDNPSVQKALDTLIQSGPALSHLVSQTTAQVGQPQAPMGSYQRHY; via the exons atgaatacGGCTCCATCAAGACCCAGTCCCACACGAAG GGATCCATATGGCTTTGGAGACAGTCGAGACACAAGACGTGATAGATCCCCAATTCGAGGAAGTCCTAGGAGAGAGCCCAGAGATGGCAGAAATGGCCGGGATGCCCGAGATAGCAGAGACTTGCGGGACCACAGAGACAGCAGAGACCTTCGGGACCACAGAGGCAGCAGAAGTATGCGCGATGCTCGGGACATGAGGGACCTCAGAGACTTTCGTGATCTAAGAGACTCTAGGGATTTTCGAGATCACCGAGACCCTGTATATGACAGATACCGAGACATGAGAGACTCCCGAGATCCCATGTACAG GAGAGAAGGCTCTTATGACCGATACCTGCGAATGGATGATTATTGCAGGAAGAAGGATGAGTCTTACTTTGACCGTTACAGAGATAGCTTTGATGGACGAGGCCCTCCAGGCCCAGAAAGTCAGTCTCGTGCAAAAG AACGTCTGAAACGTGAGGAACGACGTAGAGAAGAGCTTTATCGTCAGTATTTTGAGGAAATCCAGAGACGCTTTGATTCCGAGAGGCCTGTCGATTGTTCTGTGATTGTCGTCAATAAGCAAACTAA AGATTATGCTGAATCTGTGGGGCGGAAGGTACGAGACCTGGGCATGGTAGTAGACTTGATCTTCCTCAACACAGAGGTGTCGCTGTCACAAGCTTTGGAGGATGTTAGCAGGGGAGGGTCTCCTTTTGCTATTGTCATCACCCAGCAACATCAAATTCACCGCTCCTGCACAGTCAACATCATGTTTGGAACCCCACAAG AGCATCGCAACATGCCCCAGGCAGACGCCATGGTGCTGGTGGCCAGAAATTATGAGCGCTACAAGAATGAGTGCCGGGAGAAGGAACGTGAGGAGATTGCCAGACAGGCAGCCAAGATGGCCGATGAAGCAATCGTACAGGAAAGGGAACGAGGAGGCCCTGAGGAGGGAGTGAGAGGAGGACACCCACCAGCCATCCAGAGCCTCATCAACCTGCTGGCAGACAACAGATACCTCACTGCTGAAGAGACCGACAAGATCATCAACTACCTGCGAGAGCGAAAGGAGCGGCTTATGAGGAGCAGCACCGACTCTCTGCCTG GCCAGATTTCCCGCCAGCCACTCGGGGCGACCTCGGGTGCCTCGTTGAAGACACAGCCGAGCTCCCAACAGCTCCAGAGTGGCCAAGTGCTCTCCTCTGCTACATCCACTCCAGCTGCAACCCCCACCTCCCAGCAAGAGCTTCAGGCCAAAATCCTCAGCCTCTTCAATAGTGGCACGGTTGCGGCCAATAGCAGCTCTGCATCCCCCTCTGTTGCTGCCGGAAGCACTCAGAACCAGAATTTTTCCACAGCAGTGAACAGCCAGCCTCAGCAAAGATCACAGGCCTCTGGGAATCAGCCTCCAAACATTTTGGGACAGGGAGGATCTGCCCGGAACATGGGCCCCAGGCCTGGGGCTCCTTCCCAAGGGCTCTTTGGCCAGCCTTCCAGTCGCCTGGCACCTGCCAGCAACATGGCTAGCCAGAGGCCCGTGTCTTCCACAGGTATCAACTTTGACAATCCAAGTGTACAGAAGGCCCTGGACACCCTGATCCAGAGTGGCCCTGCTCTCTCCCACCTTGTTAGCCAGACCACAGCACAGGTGGGACAGCCCCAAGCCCCCATGGGATCTTACCAGAGGCATTACTGA
- the NCOA5 gene encoding nuclear receptor coactivator 5 isoform X3, with translation MNTAPSRPSPTRRDPYGFGDSRDTRRDRSPIRGSPRREPRDGRNGRDARDSRDLRDHRDSRDLRDHRGSRSMRDARDMRDLRDFRDLRDSRDFRDHRDPVYDRYRDMRDSRDPMYRREGSYDRYLRMDDYCRKKDESYFDRYRDSFDGRGPPGPESQSRAKERLKREERRREELYRQYFEEIQRRFDSERPVDCSVIVVNKQTKDYAESVGRKVRDLGMVVDLIFLNTEVSLSQALEDVSRGGSPFAIVITQQHQIHRSCTVNIMFGTPQEHRNMPQADAMVLVARNYERYKNECREKEREEIARQAAKMADEAIVQERERGGPEEGVRGGHPPAIQSLINLLADNRYLTAEETDKIINYLRERKERLMRSSTDSLPGELRGRAEARFPASHSGRPRVPR, from the exons atgaatacGGCTCCATCAAGACCCAGTCCCACACGAAG GGATCCATATGGCTTTGGAGACAGTCGAGACACAAGACGTGATAGATCCCCAATTCGAGGAAGTCCTAGGAGAGAGCCCAGAGATGGCAGAAATGGCCGGGATGCCCGAGATAGCAGAGACTTGCGGGACCACAGAGACAGCAGAGACCTTCGGGACCACAGAGGCAGCAGAAGTATGCGCGATGCTCGGGACATGAGGGACCTCAGAGACTTTCGTGATCTAAGAGACTCTAGGGATTTTCGAGATCACCGAGACCCTGTATATGACAGATACCGAGACATGAGAGACTCCCGAGATCCCATGTACAG GAGAGAAGGCTCTTATGACCGATACCTGCGAATGGATGATTATTGCAGGAAGAAGGATGAGTCTTACTTTGACCGTTACAGAGATAGCTTTGATGGACGAGGCCCTCCAGGCCCAGAAAGTCAGTCTCGTGCAAAAG AACGTCTGAAACGTGAGGAACGACGTAGAGAAGAGCTTTATCGTCAGTATTTTGAGGAAATCCAGAGACGCTTTGATTCCGAGAGGCCTGTCGATTGTTCTGTGATTGTCGTCAATAAGCAAACTAA AGATTATGCTGAATCTGTGGGGCGGAAGGTACGAGACCTGGGCATGGTAGTAGACTTGATCTTCCTCAACACAGAGGTGTCGCTGTCACAAGCTTTGGAGGATGTTAGCAGGGGAGGGTCTCCTTTTGCTATTGTCATCACCCAGCAACATCAAATTCACCGCTCCTGCACAGTCAACATCATGTTTGGAACCCCACAAG AGCATCGCAACATGCCCCAGGCAGACGCCATGGTGCTGGTGGCCAGAAATTATGAGCGCTACAAGAATGAGTGCCGGGAGAAGGAACGTGAGGAGATTGCCAGACAGGCAGCCAAGATGGCCGATGAAGCAATCGTACAGGAAAGGGAACGAGGAGGCCCTGAGGAGGGAGTGAGAGGAGGACACCCACCAGCCATCCAGAGCCTCATCAACCTGCTGGCAGACAACAGATACCTCACTGCTGAAGAGACCGACAAGATCATCAACTACCTGCGAGAGCGAAAGGAGCGGCTTATGAGGAGCAGCACCGACTCTCTGCCTGGTGAGCTACGTGGCAGGGCCGAG GCCAGATTTCCCGCCAGCCACTCGGGGCGACCTCGGGTGCCTCGTTGA